A genomic segment from Actinoplanes sichuanensis encodes:
- the mdh gene encoding malate dehydrogenase, whose amino-acid sequence MGKKVTVVGAGFYGSTTAQRLAEYDIFETVVLTDIIDGKPAGLALDINQSRSIEGFETKVVGVSTGPNGEGYEAIEGSDVVVVTAGLPRKPGMSRMDLLEVNAKIVRQVAENIAKYAPNAVVIVVSNPVDEMTALAQIATQFPKNRVFGQAGVLDTARFTNFIAEELNVPVKSVKALTLGSHGDTMVPVPSRCTVDGKPLSELLPAEKIEELVVRTRNGGAEVVALLKTGSAYYAPSAAAARMAKAVAEDSGEVVPVCAWVDGEYGISGVYLGVEAELGATGIRKVVEDKLTDSELAGLKEAAEAVRAKQADVADL is encoded by the coding sequence ATGGGCAAGAAGGTAACCGTCGTAGGCGCCGGTTTCTACGGGTCCACGACCGCGCAGCGTCTCGCCGAGTACGACATCTTCGAGACGGTGGTTCTCACCGACATCATCGACGGCAAGCCGGCCGGTCTCGCGCTCGACATCAACCAGTCCCGGTCGATCGAGGGCTTCGAGACCAAGGTCGTCGGCGTCTCCACCGGCCCGAACGGTGAGGGTTACGAGGCCATCGAGGGCTCGGACGTCGTGGTGGTCACCGCCGGTCTGCCGCGTAAGCCGGGCATGAGCCGGATGGACCTGCTCGAAGTCAACGCCAAGATCGTGCGCCAGGTTGCGGAGAACATCGCGAAGTACGCGCCGAACGCCGTCGTCATCGTGGTCTCCAACCCGGTCGACGAGATGACCGCGCTGGCCCAGATCGCCACCCAGTTCCCCAAGAACCGGGTGTTCGGCCAGGCCGGTGTGCTCGACACCGCCCGGTTCACCAACTTCATCGCCGAGGAGCTCAACGTCCCGGTGAAGAGCGTGAAGGCGCTGACCCTGGGTTCGCACGGCGACACCATGGTTCCGGTTCCGTCCCGCTGCACGGTCGACGGCAAGCCGCTCTCCGAGCTGCTCCCGGCCGAGAAGATCGAGGAGCTGGTCGTCCGGACCCGTAACGGTGGCGCCGAGGTGGTCGCGCTGCTGAAGACCGGTTCGGCGTACTACGCCCCGTCGGCTGCCGCGGCCCGGATGGCCAAGGCCGTCGCCGAGGACTCGGGCGAGGTCGTTCCGGTCTGTGCGTGGGTCGACGGGGAGTACGGCATCTCCGGCGTCTACCTGGGCGTGGAGGCCGAGCTGGGTGCCACCGGTATCCGCAAGGTCGTCGAGGACAAGCTGACCGACAGCGAGCTGGCCGGCCTGAAGGAGGCCGCCGAGGCGGTCCGCGCCAAGCAGGCGGACGTCGCCGACCTCTGA
- the purH gene encoding bifunctional phosphoribosylaminoimidazolecarboxamide formyltransferase/IMP cyclohydrolase: MSTSTEGRRPIKRALLSVWYKDGIVELAQALHAAGVQIVSTGSTASTVEKAGVPVTRVEELTGFPEILSDRVKTLHPKVHAGLLADLRLEGHVQELADLGIEPFDLLVSNLYPFTETVASGAGVEDCIAKIDIGGPAMVRSAAKNHASVAVVTAVSAYPLIVSALAEGGFTLAQRRALAAQAFADIAEYDVAVARWTAATLADAAAWPAFDGLALRLENTLRYGENPHQQAALYLDPAAPAGLAQAEQLHGKEMSYNNYVDADAAWRSANDFTEPCVAIIKHANPCGIAVGTDVADAHRKAHACDPVSAFGGVVAVNREVTAELARQLGEIFTEVIVAPSYEAEALEVFREKKNLRVLVAPAWNPPATEIKQVSGGVLVQAADRIDASGDDPANWTLATGDAASADVLADLAFAWRAIRSVKSNAILLAKDGATVGVGMGQVNRVDSAHLAVNRAGEERAAGSVAASDAFFPFPDGLEVLIAAGIKAVVQPGGSIRDELVIEAAAKAGLTVYLTGTRHFYH; encoded by the coding sequence GTGAGCACCTCAACAGAGGGGCGTCGTCCGATCAAGCGGGCGCTGCTGAGCGTCTGGTACAAGGACGGCATCGTCGAGTTGGCACAGGCGCTGCACGCCGCCGGAGTGCAGATCGTCTCCACCGGCTCGACCGCGTCGACCGTGGAGAAAGCCGGCGTGCCGGTGACCCGGGTGGAGGAGCTGACCGGGTTCCCGGAGATCCTCAGCGACCGGGTCAAGACCCTGCACCCCAAGGTGCACGCCGGGCTGCTCGCCGACCTGCGGCTCGAAGGTCACGTGCAGGAGCTCGCCGACCTCGGCATCGAGCCGTTCGACCTGCTCGTCAGCAACCTCTACCCGTTCACCGAGACGGTGGCCTCCGGCGCGGGCGTCGAGGACTGCATCGCGAAGATCGACATCGGTGGGCCGGCCATGGTGCGGTCGGCGGCCAAGAACCACGCGTCGGTTGCGGTCGTCACGGCCGTCTCGGCGTACCCCCTGATCGTCTCCGCCCTCGCCGAAGGCGGATTCACCCTGGCCCAGCGACGCGCGCTGGCCGCACAGGCCTTCGCGGACATCGCGGAGTACGACGTGGCCGTCGCCCGGTGGACCGCCGCCACCCTCGCCGACGCCGCCGCCTGGCCGGCCTTCGACGGGCTCGCGCTCCGGCTCGAGAACACCCTTCGGTACGGGGAGAACCCGCACCAGCAGGCCGCGCTCTACCTCGACCCGGCCGCGCCGGCCGGCCTCGCCCAGGCCGAGCAGTTGCACGGCAAGGAGATGTCGTACAACAACTACGTCGACGCCGACGCCGCCTGGCGCAGCGCCAACGACTTCACCGAGCCGTGCGTGGCGATCATCAAGCACGCCAACCCGTGCGGCATCGCCGTCGGCACCGACGTCGCCGACGCGCACCGCAAGGCGCACGCCTGTGACCCGGTCTCGGCCTTCGGCGGTGTGGTCGCCGTCAATCGGGAAGTGACCGCGGAACTCGCCCGGCAACTCGGCGAGATCTTCACCGAGGTCATCGTGGCGCCGTCCTACGAGGCCGAGGCGCTCGAAGTCTTCCGGGAGAAGAAGAACCTCCGGGTCCTCGTCGCCCCCGCCTGGAACCCGCCGGCCACCGAGATCAAGCAGGTCAGCGGCGGTGTGCTGGTGCAGGCGGCAGACCGGATCGACGCGTCCGGCGACGACCCGGCCAACTGGACCCTGGCCACCGGTGACGCCGCCTCGGCGGACGTGCTGGCCGACCTGGCCTTCGCGTGGCGGGCGATCCGCAGCGTGAAGAGCAACGCGATCCTGCTGGCCAAGGACGGTGCCACCGTCGGCGTCGGCATGGGGCAGGTCAACCGGGTCGACTCGGCGCACCTCGCGGTCAACCGGGCCGGCGAGGAGCGAGCGGCGGGGAGTGTGGCGGCTTCGGACGCGTTCTTCCCGTTCCCGGATGGGCTCGAAGTGCTGATCGCGGCCGGGATCAAGGCTGTGGTGCAGCCGGGCGGCTCGATTCGGGACGAACTGGTCATCGAGGCGGCGGCGAAGGCGGGCCTGACCGTCTACTTGACCGGAACCCGCCACTTCTACCACTGA
- a CDS encoding DeoR/GlpR family DNA-binding transcription regulator, with protein sequence MLAQQRQAAILDRVRASGGVRVTELANEFSVSDMTIRRDLEALAERGLLAKVHGGATTVSPGSAHEPGFTAKSVRERGEKAAIAQRAAALVSPGDAIALSAGTTTAELAQRLVDVPALTVVTNSIPVADVFYRAGRPDQTVVLTGGTRTPSDALVGPVAVAAVGTLHLDVLFLGVHGMSERAGYTTPNLMEADVNRALVEAAERLVVLADHTKWGTVGISSIVPLSRAHVLITDDGLDDDARALLSETVPELVVVNPQ encoded by the coding sequence ATGCTGGCACAGCAGAGACAGGCTGCGATCCTCGACCGGGTGCGCGCCTCCGGCGGCGTCCGGGTCACCGAGCTGGCCAACGAGTTCAGCGTCTCCGACATGACGATCCGGCGCGACCTCGAGGCACTCGCCGAGCGCGGGTTGCTCGCGAAGGTACATGGTGGGGCGACCACCGTCAGTCCCGGTTCGGCCCACGAGCCCGGCTTCACCGCGAAGTCGGTGCGCGAGCGCGGGGAGAAGGCGGCGATCGCCCAGCGCGCCGCCGCCCTGGTCTCCCCCGGCGACGCCATCGCGCTGTCGGCCGGCACCACGACCGCGGAGCTGGCGCAGCGCCTGGTCGACGTCCCGGCGCTGACCGTGGTGACCAATTCGATCCCGGTCGCCGACGTGTTCTACCGGGCCGGCCGGCCCGACCAGACAGTCGTGCTGACCGGCGGTACTCGTACCCCCTCGGATGCTCTTGTCGGTCCGGTCGCGGTCGCCGCCGTCGGCACGCTGCACCTGGACGTGCTCTTCCTCGGGGTGCACGGGATGAGCGAGCGCGCCGGCTACACCACGCCCAACCTGATGGAGGCGGATGTCAATCGGGCACTGGTGGAGGCGGCCGAGCGCCTGGTCGTGCTGGCCGACCACACCAAGTGGGGCACCGTCGGCATCTCCTCGATCGTGCCGTTGTCCCGCGCGCACGTCCTGATCACCGACGACGGGCTGGACGACGACGCCCGCGCCCTGCTGTCGGAAACCGTCCCTGAACTCGTGGTGGTGAACCCCCAGTGA
- a CDS encoding glycosyltransferase family 2 protein: MNWPSVGVVIPTRNRPELVRRSIAAVRAQRYPGELKIVVVYDQTEPDYLLASTDGVPVLVLTNWRASGLAGARNTGLLALDTELMAFCDDDDQWRPDKLRRQVAALLAEPEAEFATCAIEVEYEGRCTSRLAGRPRVTVDDLARSRMSMLHSSSFLIRREALDPERIGLVAEDAPGSQNEDWDLLLRAARRAPIVHLDEPLVRVLWGRTSHYAYEYATKISSLRWMMQRHPEISGCRPGAARVYGQLACWSAASGNRGAAWRYTREAVRANWREPRAAIALAAMTGAVKVENVLSALHKRGRGI; encoded by the coding sequence ATGAACTGGCCGTCGGTAGGGGTAGTGATCCCCACCCGGAACCGTCCCGAACTGGTGCGCCGCTCGATCGCGGCGGTTCGCGCCCAGCGCTATCCGGGCGAGTTGAAGATCGTGGTGGTGTACGACCAGACCGAACCCGACTACCTGCTGGCGTCGACGGACGGCGTACCCGTGCTGGTGTTGACGAATTGGCGGGCCTCGGGCCTGGCCGGCGCCCGGAACACCGGACTGCTGGCGCTGGACACCGAGCTGATGGCCTTCTGTGATGACGACGACCAGTGGCGGCCGGACAAGTTACGCCGCCAGGTGGCCGCGCTGCTGGCCGAGCCGGAGGCCGAGTTCGCCACATGTGCGATCGAGGTGGAGTACGAGGGAAGGTGCACCTCGCGGTTGGCCGGCCGGCCTCGGGTGACGGTGGACGATCTGGCCCGTTCGCGGATGTCGATGCTGCACTCTTCGTCGTTCCTGATCCGGCGGGAGGCGCTCGATCCGGAGCGGATCGGGCTGGTCGCCGAGGACGCACCGGGTAGCCAGAACGAGGATTGGGATCTTCTGCTCAGGGCGGCCCGCCGCGCGCCGATCGTGCATTTGGACGAGCCGCTGGTCCGGGTGCTGTGGGGCCGTACTTCGCACTACGCGTACGAGTACGCCACCAAGATCTCGTCGTTGCGCTGGATGATGCAACGGCACCCGGAGATCAGCGGCTGTCGGCCGGGCGCGGCCCGGGTCTACGGTCAGCTGGCGTGCTGGTCGGCGGCGTCCGGCAATCGGGGCGCCGCCTGGCGGTACACCCGGGAGGCGGTGCGGGCGAATTGGCGGGAACCTCGTGCGGCCATCGCCTTGGCGGCGATGACCGGAGCGGTCAAGGTGGAGAACGTCCTTTCAGCGCTGCACAAGCGAGGACGGGGTATCTGA
- the galT gene encoding galactose-1-phosphate uridylyltransferase has translation MTPTRSSVRLSDGRELIYFDESPGSSRSSFQDTRQLPPPPPASQLRYDPLTDEWIAVAAHRNTRTFLPPSDACPLCPTSERFASEIPAPDYDVVVFENQFPSFSDRIVPDEITQVTDLVPVRPGHGRCEVVCFTSDHNSAFGSLPVSRVRTVVDALADRTAELSALPEVAQVFPFENRGVEIGVTLHHPHGQIYAYPTVTPKTAAYLRAARRHFEKTGRNLYADVLAAEQEAKVRVVAANEHWTAYVPAAARWPFEVHVAPHRQVPDLPALTDDERDAFAPLYLDVLRRFDGLFGKPMPYISAWHQAVTGEGRELGYLHLQLFSIRRAADKLKYLAGSESAMGAFVNDIVPEAAAQRLRDI, from the coding sequence GTGACCCCGACCCGCTCGAGCGTCCGTCTCTCCGACGGGCGTGAGCTGATCTACTTCGACGAATCCCCCGGCAGCAGCCGTTCGTCGTTCCAGGACACCCGGCAGCTCCCGCCGCCTCCGCCGGCCTCGCAGCTGCGTTACGACCCGCTGACCGACGAGTGGATCGCGGTCGCCGCGCACCGCAACACGCGGACGTTCCTGCCGCCGTCGGACGCGTGCCCGCTGTGCCCGACGAGCGAGCGGTTCGCCAGCGAGATCCCGGCGCCGGACTACGACGTGGTGGTCTTCGAGAACCAGTTCCCGTCGTTCTCCGACCGGATCGTGCCCGACGAGATCACCCAGGTCACCGACCTGGTGCCGGTTCGGCCCGGGCACGGCCGGTGTGAGGTGGTCTGCTTCACCAGCGATCACAACAGTGCCTTCGGCTCGCTGCCGGTGTCGCGTGTCCGTACCGTCGTCGATGCCCTGGCCGACCGGACCGCGGAGCTCTCCGCCCTGCCGGAGGTCGCGCAGGTCTTCCCGTTCGAGAATCGGGGTGTCGAGATCGGTGTGACGCTGCACCACCCGCACGGCCAGATCTACGCCTACCCGACGGTGACGCCGAAGACCGCCGCCTACCTTCGGGCCGCGAGGCGGCATTTCGAGAAGACCGGGCGCAATCTGTACGCCGACGTCCTCGCCGCCGAGCAGGAGGCGAAGGTACGGGTGGTCGCCGCCAACGAGCACTGGACCGCCTACGTGCCGGCCGCCGCGCGCTGGCCGTTCGAGGTGCACGTGGCCCCGCACCGGCAGGTGCCCGACCTGCCCGCGCTCACCGACGACGAGCGGGACGCGTTCGCCCCGCTCTACCTGGATGTGCTGCGCCGCTTCGACGGCCTGTTCGGTAAGCCGATGCCGTACATCTCGGCGTGGCACCAGGCGGTCACCGGCGAGGGCCGTGAGCTGGGCTATCTGCATCTGCAGCTGTTCAGCATCAGGCGCGCAGCGGACAAGCTGAAATACCTGGCCGGGTCGGAGTCGGCGATGGGCGCCTTCGTCAACGACATCGTCCCGGAGGCCGCGGCCCAACGGCTGCGCGACATCTGA
- a CDS encoding NADP-dependent isocitrate dehydrogenase — protein MAKIKVKNPVVEIDGDEMTRIIWKQIREQLILPYLDVNLEYYDLSIQYRDETDDQVTIDSANAIKRHGVGVKCATITPDEARVDEFGLKKMWRSPNGTIRNILGGVVFREPIIMKNVPRLVPGWTKPIIIGRHAHGDQYKASDFVAPSKGKMTVTFTPEDGSAPIELHVADFPAGGVGMAMYNFDESIRDFARASFRYGLARNYPVYLSTKNTILKAYDGRFKDLFAEIFETEFADKFKEAGITYEHRLIDDMVAAALKWEGGYVWACKNYDGDVQSDTVAQGFGSLGLMTSVLMTPDGQTVEAEAAHGTVTRHYRQWQKGEKTSTNPIASIFAWTGGLKHRGKLDGTPEVTEFAEKLERVCIETVEGGQMTKDLALLIGRDAPWLSTDEFMNALDENLARKLAA, from the coding sequence ATGGCGAAAATCAAGGTCAAGAACCCGGTCGTGGAGATCGACGGCGACGAGATGACCCGGATCATCTGGAAGCAGATCCGTGAGCAGCTGATCCTGCCGTATCTCGACGTGAACCTCGAGTACTACGACCTGTCGATCCAGTACCGGGACGAGACCGACGACCAGGTCACGATCGACTCGGCCAACGCCATCAAGCGGCACGGTGTGGGCGTCAAGTGCGCCACCATCACGCCCGATGAGGCGCGGGTCGACGAGTTCGGCCTGAAGAAGATGTGGCGTTCGCCGAACGGCACGATCCGTAACATCCTCGGCGGCGTCGTCTTCCGCGAGCCGATCATCATGAAGAACGTACCCCGGCTGGTACCGGGCTGGACCAAGCCGATCATCATCGGCCGGCACGCCCACGGCGACCAGTACAAGGCGTCCGACTTCGTCGCGCCGAGCAAGGGCAAGATGACCGTCACCTTCACCCCGGAGGACGGTTCCGCGCCGATCGAGCTGCACGTGGCCGACTTCCCGGCCGGTGGCGTCGGTATGGCGATGTACAACTTCGACGAGTCGATCCGCGACTTCGCGCGCGCCTCGTTCCGCTACGGCCTGGCCCGCAACTACCCGGTCTACCTCTCGACCAAGAACACGATCCTGAAGGCCTACGACGGGCGTTTCAAGGACCTGTTCGCGGAGATCTTCGAGACCGAGTTCGCGGACAAGTTCAAGGAAGCCGGCATCACCTACGAGCACCGGCTGATCGACGACATGGTCGCCGCCGCGCTCAAGTGGGAGGGCGGCTACGTCTGGGCCTGCAAGAACTACGACGGTGACGTGCAGTCCGACACCGTGGCCCAGGGCTTCGGCTCGCTCGGCCTGATGACCTCGGTCCTGATGACCCCGGACGGTCAGACCGTCGAGGCCGAGGCCGCCCACGGCACCGTCACCCGGCACTACCGGCAGTGGCAGAAGGGCGAGAAGACCAGCACCAACCCGATCGCCTCGATCTTCGCCTGGACCGGTGGCCTCAAGCACCGCGGCAAGCTGGACGGCACCCCCGAGGTGACCGAGTTCGCCGAGAAGCTGGAGCGGGTCTGCATCGAGACCGTCGAGGGCGGTCAGATGACCAAGGACCTCGCGCTGCTCATCGGCCGGGACGCCCCGTGGCTGTCGACCGACGAGTTCATGAACGCGCTCGACGAGAACCTGGCGCGCAAGCTCGCCGCCTGA
- the adhE gene encoding bifunctional acetaldehyde-CoA/alcohol dehydrogenase, translating into MTKGSEMNEIDGLVGNAAKALIAYADFTQEQVDYIVGKASVAALDKHGELARLAVDETGRGVFEDKAVKNIFACEHVTNSMAGMKTVGIIHRDDINGITEIADPVGVVCAVTPVTNPTSTTIFKALLALKTRNPIVFAFHPNAQQCSTEAARVVRDAAIAAGAPENCIQWVEQPSIQATSALMNHPGVATILATGGNAMVRAAYSTGKPALGVGAGNVPAYVHPSADVVRAAHDIVLSKTFDNGMICASEQAVILDRKIAAQAIKEFKRLHAYVVSAKEKKLLQDFIFPPDGEGKDCVGEKLNAAVVGQSPVWIAEQAGFSVPEDTSILLAEISEVGPAEPLSREKLCPVLALLKAEDEEQGIRYAEQMVEFHGLGHSAVVHAKEAGLAERFGQRMKAVRIIWNAPASQGGIGDIYNGFRPSLTLGCGSYGHTSVSDNVSALNLLNIKRIGRRTNNMQWFKVPAKMYFEPHAIRYFRDMPDVSRVTIVTDHTMTKLGYVDRISNVLRERPEPVTIQIIDGVEPEPSIETVRSGAALMRSFRPDTIIALGGGSPMDAAKVMWLLYEHPDVDFADMKEKFFDVRKRAFKFPTLGNLAQLVCVPTTSGTGAEVTPFAVITDTATGQKYPLADYALTPSVAIIDPHLTKDLPPVVTADSGFDALTHATEAYVSVYASDFTDGLALHAIKLIFQNLERAVKQGGDDPLAREKMHNAGTIAGMSFGNAFLGIVHAMAHTLGASFHVAHGRTNAILLPHVIRHNGTVPAKLNSWPKYERYIAPERFQDIARHLGLPADTPEQGVESYARAVEKLRDAVGIPPSFKGAGVDEEEFLAALPQQAMNAYLDQCAPANPRMPMLEDMKRIMRNAYYGE; encoded by the coding sequence GTGACGAAGGGGAGTGAGATGAACGAGATCGACGGCTTGGTCGGCAACGCCGCGAAGGCGCTGATCGCCTACGCGGACTTCACCCAGGAGCAGGTCGACTACATCGTCGGCAAGGCTTCGGTGGCAGCGCTGGACAAGCACGGCGAGCTGGCCCGGCTGGCGGTCGACGAGACCGGCCGGGGCGTGTTCGAGGACAAGGCCGTCAAGAACATCTTCGCCTGTGAGCACGTCACGAACAGCATGGCCGGGATGAAGACGGTCGGCATCATCCACCGCGACGACATCAACGGCATCACCGAGATCGCCGACCCGGTCGGTGTGGTCTGCGCGGTCACGCCGGTCACCAACCCGACCTCGACGACGATCTTCAAGGCGCTGCTGGCGCTGAAGACCCGCAACCCGATCGTCTTCGCCTTCCACCCGAACGCGCAGCAGTGCAGCACCGAGGCGGCCCGGGTGGTTCGGGACGCCGCGATCGCGGCCGGGGCCCCGGAGAACTGCATCCAGTGGGTCGAGCAGCCGTCGATCCAGGCCACGTCGGCCCTGATGAACCACCCGGGTGTCGCGACGATCCTGGCCACCGGCGGCAACGCGATGGTCCGGGCCGCGTACTCGACGGGTAAGCCGGCTCTGGGTGTCGGCGCCGGTAACGTGCCCGCCTACGTCCACCCGTCCGCCGATGTGGTCCGTGCCGCGCACGACATCGTGCTCTCGAAGACCTTCGACAACGGCATGATCTGCGCCTCCGAGCAGGCGGTCATCCTGGACCGGAAGATCGCCGCCCAGGCGATCAAGGAGTTCAAGCGGCTGCACGCCTACGTGGTGAGCGCCAAGGAGAAGAAGCTCCTCCAGGACTTCATCTTCCCGCCGGACGGCGAAGGCAAGGACTGCGTCGGGGAGAAGCTCAACGCCGCGGTCGTCGGCCAGTCGCCGGTCTGGATCGCCGAGCAGGCCGGTTTCAGCGTCCCCGAGGACACCTCGATCCTGCTCGCCGAGATCAGCGAGGTCGGCCCGGCCGAGCCGCTGAGCCGGGAGAAGCTGTGCCCCGTGCTCGCGCTGCTCAAGGCCGAGGACGAGGAGCAGGGGATCCGGTACGCCGAGCAGATGGTCGAATTCCACGGGCTCGGGCACAGCGCGGTCGTACACGCCAAGGAGGCGGGCCTGGCCGAGCGGTTCGGGCAGCGGATGAAGGCGGTCCGGATCATCTGGAACGCACCCGCCTCGCAGGGTGGCATCGGCGACATCTACAACGGCTTCCGCCCGTCGCTGACCCTGGGATGCGGCAGCTACGGCCACACCTCGGTCTCCGACAACGTCTCAGCTCTCAACCTGCTCAACATCAAGCGCATCGGCCGTAGGACGAACAACATGCAGTGGTTCAAGGTGCCGGCGAAGATGTACTTCGAACCGCACGCCATCCGTTACTTCCGGGACATGCCCGACGTCAGCCGGGTCACCATCGTCACCGACCACACCATGACCAAGCTCGGGTACGTGGACCGGATCAGCAACGTGCTGCGGGAGCGCCCGGAGCCGGTGACCATCCAGATCATCGACGGGGTGGAGCCGGAGCCCAGCATCGAGACGGTCCGGTCCGGTGCCGCCCTGATGCGCTCGTTCCGCCCGGACACCATCATCGCTCTCGGCGGTGGCTCGCCGATGGACGCGGCGAAGGTGATGTGGCTGCTCTACGAGCACCCGGATGTCGATTTCGCGGACATGAAGGAGAAGTTCTTCGACGTCCGTAAGCGGGCCTTCAAGTTCCCCACCCTGGGCAACCTGGCCCAGCTGGTCTGCGTGCCGACCACGTCGGGCACCGGCGCCGAGGTGACCCCGTTCGCGGTGATCACCGACACCGCCACCGGGCAGAAGTACCCGCTGGCCGACTACGCGCTCACCCCGAGCGTGGCGATCATCGACCCGCACCTGACCAAGGATCTGCCGCCGGTGGTGACCGCGGACAGTGGCTTCGACGCACTGACCCACGCCACCGAGGCGTACGTGTCGGTCTACGCCAGCGACTTCACCGACGGCCTGGCCCTGCACGCGATCAAGCTGATCTTCCAGAACCTGGAGCGTGCCGTTAAGCAGGGTGGGGACGACCCGCTGGCCCGGGAGAAGATGCACAACGCGGGAACCATCGCCGGCATGTCGTTCGGCAACGCGTTCCTCGGCATCGTGCACGCCATGGCACACACCCTGGGTGCCAGTTTCCACGTGGCGCACGGCCGGACCAACGCGATCCTGCTGCCCCACGTGATCAGGCACAACGGCACCGTGCCGGCCAAGCTCAACAGCTGGCCGAAGTACGAGCGCTACATCGCCCCGGAGCGTTTCCAGGACATCGCCCGGCACCTGGGCCTTCCCGCCGACACTCCCGAGCAGGGCGTCGAGTCGTACGCCCGCGCCGTGGAGAAGTTGCGGGACGCCGTCGGGATCCCCCCGTCGTTCAAGGGTGCCGGTGTCGACGAGGAGGAGTTCCTGGCCGCGCTGCCGCAGCAGGCGATGAACGCCTACCTCGACCAGTGCGCGCCGGCGAACCCGCGGATGCCGATGCTGGAGGACATGAAGCGGATCATGCGGAACGCCTACTACGGGGAGTGA
- a CDS encoding DUF559 domain-containing protein: protein MSEGFLTRPMLRSPAWQRLLHDVYIHRDARLDHRVWCRAAALVLPPGAAIGGLSAAHLWGLEIREARVSVVLPRSRSFRPHPHLVTHRTTLVPADLTVHEGIPVTTPERTAFDLGRRLSRAGALGLLDAMLHRHILGLDAVRTMTEQRLTWPGGAELADLIRIADPRAESPMESHLRLLLIDARLPPAIPQLEIHDRSGGFLARADLAWPESDLIAEYDGDQHRDRAQFRHDVTRLNALRTAGWTVLRFTADDVLRHPRRLVATVSAALAEAAERQSGRHPQSAGR, encoded by the coding sequence GTGAGCGAGGGCTTTCTCACCAGGCCGATGCTCCGCAGCCCGGCCTGGCAACGCCTGCTGCACGACGTGTACATCCACCGCGACGCACGCTTGGACCACCGCGTGTGGTGCCGAGCTGCCGCGCTGGTCCTGCCGCCCGGAGCGGCGATAGGCGGATTGAGCGCCGCCCACCTGTGGGGGTTGGAGATCCGGGAGGCGAGAGTCTCCGTGGTCCTGCCGCGCAGCAGATCGTTCCGCCCTCACCCGCACCTGGTGACGCACCGCACGACACTGGTGCCGGCCGACCTGACCGTCCATGAGGGCATCCCGGTGACCACACCGGAGCGCACCGCATTCGACCTGGGCCGCCGACTGAGCAGGGCGGGCGCTCTCGGCCTTCTGGATGCGATGCTGCATCGCCACATACTCGGGCTGGATGCCGTCCGGACGATGACCGAGCAACGCCTCACCTGGCCTGGAGGCGCCGAGCTGGCCGACCTGATCAGGATCGCCGATCCGCGTGCCGAGTCCCCGATGGAGTCACACCTGCGTCTTCTGCTCATCGACGCCCGCCTGCCACCCGCGATACCCCAGCTGGAGATCCATGATCGGAGTGGCGGTTTCCTGGCTCGCGCCGACCTGGCCTGGCCGGAGTCCGACCTGATCGCCGAGTATGACGGCGACCAGCACCGCGACAGGGCGCAGTTCCGTCACGACGTGACCAGGCTGAACGCCCTGCGGACGGCCGGTTGGACGGTGCTCCGGTTCACCGCGGACGACGTGCTGCGCCACCCACGTCGTCTGGTCGCGACGGTGTCGGCGGCCCTGGCGGAAGCGGCCGAACGCCAAAGCGGCCGGCACCCACAGAGTGCCGGCCGCTGA
- the purN gene encoding phosphoribosylglycinamide formyltransferase produces the protein MTDPAPARLVVLISGSGSNLQALLEATADPAYGATVVAVGADRDGIAGLDHATAAGIPTFVDSVKSYPTRDDWDAALTEHVAAHRPDLVISAGFLKLVGKQFLDAFGDRYINTHNALLPAFPGIHGPRDALAYGVKVAGATLFFVDAGVDTGPIIAQTVVPVLDDDTEETLTERIKVAERAQLVDHVGKLVRDGWTIEDRKVRIP, from the coding sequence GTGACTGACCCCGCGCCCGCCCGCCTGGTCGTTCTCATCTCCGGGTCGGGCAGCAACCTGCAGGCTCTTCTCGAAGCGACAGCCGATCCGGCGTATGGGGCGACAGTCGTCGCCGTCGGCGCCGACCGGGACGGGATCGCCGGACTGGACCACGCCACGGCCGCCGGGATCCCCACCTTCGTCGACTCGGTGAAGTCCTATCCCACCCGTGACGACTGGGACGCCGCACTCACCGAGCACGTCGCCGCCCACCGGCCCGACCTGGTGATCTCGGCCGGCTTCCTCAAACTCGTCGGCAAGCAGTTCCTCGACGCGTTCGGCGACCGGTACATCAACACGCACAACGCGCTGCTCCCCGCCTTTCCCGGCATCCACGGGCCGCGGGACGCGCTGGCGTACGGCGTGAAGGTCGCCGGAGCGACGCTCTTCTTCGTGGACGCCGGTGTCGACACCGGACCGATCATCGCGCAGACCGTGGTCCCCGTGCTCGACGACGACACGGAGGAGACGCTCACCGAGCGCATCAAGGTGGCCGAGCGGGCCCAACTGGTCGACCACGTCGGCAAGCTGGTCCGGGACGGCTGGACCATCGAGGACAGGAAGGTACGGATCCCGTGA